Proteins encoded in a region of the Chryseobacterium piperi genome:
- a CDS encoding GntR family transcriptional regulator translates to MKIITINKESTVPIYKQIVGSIEEAIITKKLFRNDRLPSVKKICIEHQISRDTVLVAYSLLKQKGIIHAIPAKGYYVRTEDFSYDTRYFLLFDELNSFKEDILNSFRKHISSKGHVDVFFHHFNYSMFRKLIYDSNGNYSKYIIMPGNVEGIEEFLTILPQTDVYIIDQMRDTLRHYSGVYQNFVRDIFEAMNSYAHLLEKYTHYIIVFPGEKEPIDMVNGFVKYCQAYNKKYSIIPNFKTHDFTKGQVFLIPNDRDLVEAVEKCKENDLKLGEDIGIISYNEIPLKKVVENGITTLSTDFSLMGKTLAEMVLKNEKIQIENPSHLYLRKSL, encoded by the coding sequence TTGAAAATTATTACGATTAATAAAGAAAGTACTGTTCCCATTTATAAACAGATCGTAGGAAGTATAGAGGAAGCCATAATTACAAAAAAACTATTTCGAAATGACAGACTTCCTTCGGTGAAAAAAATATGTATTGAACACCAGATTTCCAGAGACACTGTTTTAGTGGCCTATAGCCTATTGAAGCAAAAAGGTATTATTCATGCCATCCCGGCTAAAGGATATTATGTACGCACTGAAGACTTCAGCTATGATACACGATATTTTTTATTATTTGATGAACTTAACTCATTTAAAGAAGATATACTCAATTCATTTCGGAAACACATTAGCTCTAAAGGCCATGTTGATGTGTTCTTTCATCATTTCAATTATTCTATGTTTAGAAAACTGATATATGATTCTAATGGAAATTATTCAAAATATATTATCATGCCCGGAAATGTAGAAGGCATTGAAGAATTCCTTACTATATTACCTCAAACAGATGTATACATTATTGATCAGATGCGAGATACTTTAAGACATTATTCCGGAGTGTATCAGAATTTTGTAAGAGATATTTTTGAAGCAATGAATTCCTATGCCCATCTACTGGAAAAATATACACATTATATCATTGTCTTCCCCGGAGAAAAGGAGCCTATTGATATGGTTAACGGTTTTGTAAAATATTGTCAGGCTTACAATAAAAAATATTCGATAATACCCAACTTTAAAACACATGATTTTACAAAAGGACAAGTATTTTTGATTCCTAACGATCGAGATTTGGTAGAGGCTGTAGAGAAATGTAAAGAAAATGATCTAAAGCTAGGAGAAGATATCGGAATTATATCCTATAATGAGATTCCATTAAAAAAAGTTGTTGAGAATGGTATTACTACCTTATCAACAGATTTCTCACTGATGGGTAAAACACTTGCAGAAATGGTTTTGAAAAATGAAAAAATCCAGATTGAGAATCCTTCACATTTATACTTAAGAAAGTCATTATAA
- a CDS encoding T9SS type A sorting domain-containing protein — MSTTPNALAQYKVCYAGWDNNPNSYSVNSTNAYGVHHPKGDTKKISYVDTVYPVMSNEPMIQSGLFGYYGIAHQLNSQGTFLQNSWRSGIVEKGSSGSPLFNSFDRLIGSLSTGPKPNYFNCDNPDIYNNKWFTYYSRFSNNYFTMSPWLNPNGSNVQSIGPYCPNNSIQIGAPISITNPGTGNPEPTVWEDVPIDINGEVVHPANTWGKKLYLNEYSGSANYPQEIDMNFNYYRSIIAPNKSTFAISENIYNIYNYNINNYLSNLQLWGIYKIIDCNKIKYIKPAKITIQNPGTIGQVSDYVIDVVGVSDNRVHILIEEWRKNGNGTYKTYEIQTYKIINNELVFESYKTLFYNQQNINMGKYYDFDNGHLMLSVGQNSGNSSKIYSCYYNEQNGNWLMDTNPITYGVSNVFTKIVGNKVFIQPLGQNKIDIYNIASNLPTLGLRGSLSNQFLSVPGGNGSYDRLFISERSNNLYDIIYKNMNGIGSFELMQLDLSNNSINSSHITMPNDFKNIQYSSNFIIKNDEIIKLSKFPWRSSPGSEYGNYGYANFKKNVNGNWMKDKITFLKWNDIGGFNDQFIISADYYHYYGNNTRRRIFSIREVDYLAHPYTIYDEMVMYSSAYHRPKKLDNYYFSEGIVVNGKEVFKNLAGTSLNKFLFRSLNLGNDYNSTTYDVKTVILDNKTQQLTGNKNVFIYGKYSVIMKSGFHVSSATGIEFHAIAQQPLPSNIPECSLTFDDMLNPKITETPNNSLYLRQAVIKDQPYYGEITINGGEENSNVENTINKNIKVYPNPTKDILYVDFNGNVKDFNSLEIYSVDAKKVITKSLSSANKGKIEVNLSQYPTGIYILKVIDKDGKSYPYKIIKK; from the coding sequence TTGAGCACTACTCCGAATGCTTTAGCTCAGTATAAAGTCTGCTATGCAGGCTGGGATAATAATCCCAACTCATATTCTGTAAATTCTACTAATGCATATGGTGTTCATCATCCTAAAGGCGATACAAAGAAAATATCTTATGTAGATACAGTATATCCTGTAATGAGTAACGAACCAATGATACAATCAGGATTGTTCGGATATTATGGTATTGCGCATCAATTAAATTCACAAGGAACATTCTTACAAAACTCATGGAGAAGTGGTATAGTGGAGAAGGGATCTTCAGGATCTCCATTATTTAATAGTTTCGATAGATTAATTGGGTCTTTATCAACAGGCCCGAAGCCAAATTATTTTAATTGTGACAATCCAGATATTTATAATAATAAATGGTTTACTTATTATTCAAGGTTTTCTAATAATTATTTTACGATGTCTCCATGGCTAAACCCCAATGGCTCTAACGTACAATCTATAGGGCCATATTGTCCAAATAATTCTATTCAAATTGGTGCACCAATAAGTATTACTAATCCTGGAACTGGTAACCCTGAACCAACGGTTTGGGAAGATGTACCTATTGACATAAATGGAGAAGTTGTTCACCCTGCTAATACATGGGGCAAAAAACTTTATTTGAACGAATATAGTGGGTCGGCAAATTATCCGCAAGAGATAGACATGAATTTTAATTATTATAGATCAATCATTGCACCTAATAAAAGTACATTTGCTATTAGTGAAAACATATACAATATATACAACTATAATATAAATAATTATTTATCTAATTTACAACTTTGGGGAATATATAAAATAATTGACTGCAATAAAATTAAGTACATTAAACCTGCAAAAATAACAATCCAGAATCCTGGAACAATTGGTCAGGTTAGTGACTATGTGATAGATGTTGTAGGGGTAAGTGATAATAGAGTTCATATTCTTATTGAAGAATGGAGAAAAAACGGAAATGGTACGTATAAAACCTATGAGATTCAAACCTACAAAATAATAAATAATGAACTTGTATTTGAAAGCTATAAAACACTTTTTTATAATCAGCAGAATATTAATATGGGAAAGTATTATGATTTTGATAATGGGCACTTAATGCTATCTGTAGGTCAAAATTCAGGTAATTCTAGCAAAATATATTCGTGCTATTATAATGAACAGAATGGTAATTGGTTAATGGATACAAATCCAATAACATATGGAGTTTCAAATGTATTTACAAAAATTGTTGGTAACAAAGTTTTTATACAACCGCTAGGGCAAAATAAGATTGATATTTATAACATTGCTTCAAATTTACCTACTCTTGGTTTGAGGGGATCATTGTCAAATCAATTTTTATCTGTCCCTGGAGGAAATGGCTCTTATGATCGTTTATTTATATCTGAAAGATCTAATAACTTATATGATATTATTTATAAAAATATGAACGGGATAGGTTCTTTTGAGCTTATGCAATTGGATTTATCTAATAATTCTATCAATTCTTCCCACATTACTATGCCTAACGATTTTAAGAATATTCAGTATTCTTCGAATTTTATTATAAAAAATGATGAAATTATTAAGTTAAGTAAATTTCCTTGGCGAAGTTCTCCGGGCAGTGAATATGGAAATTATGGTTATGCAAATTTTAAGAAGAACGTTAATGGAAATTGGATGAAGGATAAAATAACTTTTCTTAAATGGAATGATATTGGAGGGTTTAATGATCAATTTATAATAAGTGCGGATTACTATCATTACTATGGGAATAATACTAGACGAAGAATATTCAGTATAAGAGAAGTTGATTATTTAGCGCATCCATACACTATATACGATGAAATGGTAATGTATTCATCTGCATACCATCGTCCAAAGAAATTGGATAATTATTATTTTAGTGAAGGTATTGTTGTAAACGGAAAAGAAGTATTTAAAAATTTAGCAGGGACTAGTTTAAACAAATTTTTATTTAGATCTCTTAATCTTGGAAATGATTATAATTCTACAACATATGATGTAAAAACAGTTATCCTGGATAATAAAACACAGCAATTGACTGGAAATAAAAATGTATTTATCTATGGAAAATACTCTGTTATCATGAAATCTGGCTTTCATGTTTCTTCTGCAACTGGTATAGAGTTTCATGCAATAGCACAACAACCTCTACCATCGAATATTCCAGAATGTTCTCTTACTTTTGATGACATGCTCAATCCAAAAATAACAGAAACACCTAATAATTCATTGTATTTGAGGCAAGCTGTAATAAAAGACCAGCCATACTATGGTGAAATTACTATAAATGGTGGAGAAGAGAACTCCAATGTGGAAAATACAATAAATAAAAATATAAAAGTATATCCAAATCCGACTAAAGATATTTTGTACGTAGACTTTAATGGTAATGTAAAGGATTTTAATAGCCTAGAAATCTATTCTGTAGATGCTAAAAAAGTCATAACAAAAAGCTTATCCTCTGCTAATAAGGGCAAGATTGAAGTTAATTTATCACAATATCCTACCGGAATATATATTCTTAAAGTAATAGATAAAGATGGGAAATCATACCCTTATAAAATCATAAAAAAATAA
- a CDS encoding VanZ family protein, whose amino-acid sequence MVLTSLNCFLQKNTKQSLDKISKIFSKILPIYWAFLTYMLLKPGEENHEYWFMFNGIDKIVHISIFAALGFSFIAAFPRIKFSYFFQIILIYAFLTEILQEEMGLGRSMESLDIVADIIGCLLGYYIYKVFKKLYL is encoded by the coding sequence ATGGTGCTGACCAGTCTGAATTGCTTTCTGCAGAAGAATACCAAGCAATCATTGGATAAAATTTCAAAAATATTTAGTAAGATCTTGCCCATTTATTGGGCATTTCTTACTTATATGCTTCTCAAACCGGGAGAAGAGAACCATGAATACTGGTTTATGTTCAATGGAATCGATAAAATTGTTCATATAAGTATATTTGCAGCGCTGGGATTTTCTTTTATTGCAGCGTTCCCGAGAATTAAATTTTCTTATTTTTTTCAAATCATCCTTATATATGCCTTTCTTACAGAAATACTGCAGGAAGAGATGGGTTTAGGAAGATCTATGGAATCCCTGGATATTGTAGCAGATATCATTGGATGCTTATTAGGATACTATATATATAAGGTATTTAAAAAGCTTTATTTATAG
- a CDS encoding sodium:solute symporter family transporter — MNKLTATDYIVFIIYFIIIIIYGIYIFRRNKKKVADSKDYFLAEGSLTWWAIGASLIASNISAEQFIGMSGSGFSMGLAIATYEWMAAFTLIIVAVFFIPVYLKNKIYTMPQYLHKRYNEKVALIMSIFWLMLYIVVNLTSILYLGALAINGISGFNFTLCMGFLAIFAIMITLGGMKVIGYTDVIQVFFLILGGLVTTYLAITLVSGEQGITGFWTGLTSMKEAAGDHFHMIFKKTDPYYIDLPGISVLIGGMLIVNLNYWGCNQYITQRALGADLKTARNGILFAAFLKLLMPVIVVLPGIAAYVLYQQGLFQKEMLQDGVLNPDRAYPTLLNLLPSGMKGLSFAALIAAIVASLAGKANSIATIFTLDIYKQYINKDASEENLVRVGKLTVVASVLMAIIIAPFLGIDKKGGFQYIQEYTGFVSPGIFAMFILGFFWKRTTAKAALFAIVAGFIFSVMLKFAPLVMDLSFLYPIGFAVPNANGVYEMAFIDRMAVVFLFCVLGMYWISIRETKNGLPRKGLEIDASMFKTSRAFTIWSIVILLILITLYTSFW; from the coding sequence ATGAATAAATTAACAGCTACGGATTATATTGTATTTATAATATATTTTATCATTATCATCATTTATGGAATCTATATTTTTAGACGAAATAAAAAAAAGGTTGCAGATAGTAAAGATTATTTCCTGGCGGAAGGATCTCTTACCTGGTGGGCTATCGGGGCATCACTTATTGCGAGCAATATTAGTGCTGAACAATTCATTGGAATGAGTGGGAGTGGTTTCAGTATGGGATTGGCAATTGCTACCTATGAATGGATGGCTGCTTTTACACTTATTATTGTCGCTGTTTTTTTTATTCCTGTTTATCTGAAAAATAAAATATATACCATGCCGCAATATCTTCATAAGAGATATAATGAAAAGGTAGCGTTGATTATGTCCATTTTTTGGTTAATGCTTTACATTGTAGTTAATCTTACGTCGATTCTATATCTTGGAGCACTGGCTATTAATGGTATTTCTGGATTCAATTTCACATTGTGTATGGGTTTTCTTGCAATTTTTGCCATTATGATCACATTAGGTGGGATGAAAGTAATTGGCTATACAGATGTTATTCAGGTTTTTTTTCTGATACTAGGAGGCTTGGTCACAACGTATCTTGCAATTACTTTGGTATCCGGAGAGCAAGGAATAACAGGTTTTTGGACAGGACTTACCTCTATGAAGGAGGCTGCAGGTGATCATTTCCACATGATTTTTAAGAAAACAGATCCTTATTATATTGATCTCCCAGGAATCTCTGTTCTGATTGGAGGAATGCTGATTGTTAACCTTAATTATTGGGGCTGTAACCAGTATATTACTCAGAGAGCACTTGGAGCTGATCTCAAAACCGCACGTAACGGAATCTTATTTGCAGCTTTTTTAAAGCTCTTGATGCCGGTGATCGTTGTATTACCAGGAATTGCAGCTTATGTTTTGTATCAGCAAGGTTTATTTCAGAAAGAAATGCTTCAGGATGGTGTTCTTAATCCTGATCGTGCTTATCCGACTTTACTCAACCTGCTGCCTTCCGGAATGAAAGGATTATCATTTGCCGCACTCATAGCTGCTATAGTCGCCTCTCTTGCTGGAAAAGCAAATAGTATTGCTACAATTTTCACATTAGATATTTATAAACAGTATATTAATAAAGATGCCTCAGAAGAGAATCTGGTACGGGTCGGAAAGTTAACCGTAGTAGCTTCGGTTTTAATGGCTATTATTATTGCACCATTTTTAGGAATAGATAAAAAAGGAGGGTTCCAGTATATTCAGGAATACACAGGTTTTGTGAGTCCAGGTATTTTTGCCATGTTTATTTTAGGCTTTTTCTGGAAAAGGACTACTGCCAAGGCAGCTCTTTTTGCTATAGTAGCGGGATTCATTTTTTCAGTCATGCTTAAATTTGCTCCTTTGGTGATGGATCTATCCTTTTTATATCCTATCGGTTTTGCAGTTCCTAATGCTAATGGTGTATATGAAATGGCGTTTATCGATCGAATGGCTGTGGTATTTTTGTTTTGTGTGCTGGGAATGTATTGGATCAGTATTCGTGAAACTAAAAATGGTTTACCAAGGAAAGGATTGGAAATTGATGCTTCTATGTTTAAAACCAGTCGCGCATTTACGATATGGAGTATAGTAATACTATTAATC
- the gcvH gene encoding glycine cleavage system protein GcvH yields the protein MNTPSELKYTKDHEWIKIEGNIATIGITDFAQGELGDIVYVDVDTVDDDLDNGAVFGSVEAVKTVSDLFLPVAGKVTAFNSELEDQPELLNTDPYGNGWIIKVEIADGADQSELLSAEEYQAIIG from the coding sequence ATGAACACACCATCAGAATTAAAGTACACTAAAGATCACGAGTGGATCAAAATAGAAGGAAACATTGCTACAATCGGGATTACTGATTTTGCACAAGGAGAATTGGGAGATATCGTATACGTAGATGTAGATACTGTAGATGATGATCTTGATAACGGAGCTGTTTTTGGAAGTGTTGAAGCGGTAAAGACTGTTTCTGATCTATTCTTACCTGTAGCGGGAAAGGTTACAGCATTTAATTCAGAATTGGAAGATCAACCTGAATTATTAAATACTGATCCTTATGGTAATGGATGGATCATCAAAGTAGAGATTGCTGATGGTGCTGACCAGTCTGAATTGCTTTCTGCAGAAGAATACCAAGCAATCATTGGATAA
- the galK gene encoding galactokinase, which produces MKKELVSQTKNAFKAHFKTTPDHIFLSPGRINIIGEHVDYNDGFVLPAAIDRYICFAVRKNEQTSACNIVAEDFNETFSFETNVEIIGQWPTWAGYLLGVAEEIRQLGRSIGGIDIIFKGNIPMGAGLSSSAALECGFAFVLDTIFNLQLSKKEIALIGQRSENNFVGVNCGIMDQFASVFGKKSKVIMLDCNSLDYQYYDAEIEGYSLVLFDSRVKHTHTTSGYNERRKEMETGKEIIKKHFPEIKSFRECTIEMLDELKNDLGEIVYKRCLYVIEEINRVPQAASALKNKDLKRLGELLTQTHYGLSKQYEVSCPEIDFLVDEALSQESVLGSRMMGGGFGGCSINLIENGKVDAVIDNIKSRYKQIHGLSLQVYKVSISDGTKEYKEDE; this is translated from the coding sequence ATGAAAAAAGAACTTGTTTCTCAAACCAAGAATGCTTTCAAAGCACATTTTAAAACAACTCCGGACCATATATTTCTATCCCCGGGACGTATTAATATTATAGGAGAACATGTAGATTATAATGACGGCTTTGTACTCCCGGCTGCTATTGATAGATATATTTGCTTTGCAGTCCGAAAAAATGAACAGACTTCTGCTTGTAATATTGTCGCCGAAGACTTTAACGAAACATTTTCTTTTGAAACCAATGTAGAGATAATTGGTCAATGGCCTACATGGGCTGGCTATCTGCTAGGCGTAGCTGAAGAAATCAGACAATTAGGGAGAAGTATTGGGGGAATTGACATTATTTTTAAAGGAAATATCCCAATGGGAGCAGGCCTCTCTTCTTCGGCAGCTTTGGAATGTGGATTTGCCTTTGTTTTAGATACTATTTTTAATCTACAACTATCCAAAAAAGAGATTGCATTAATAGGTCAAAGATCAGAAAATAATTTTGTAGGAGTCAATTGTGGAATTATGGATCAGTTTGCATCTGTTTTTGGAAAGAAATCTAAAGTAATTATGCTGGATTGTAATTCATTGGATTATCAATATTATGACGCAGAGATAGAGGGATATAGTCTTGTTTTATTTGATAGCCGCGTTAAGCATACGCATACGACTTCTGGATATAATGAAAGACGTAAAGAAATGGAAACAGGAAAGGAAATAATTAAAAAACATTTTCCTGAAATAAAATCTTTTCGTGAATGTACAATTGAAATGTTGGACGAATTAAAAAATGATTTGGGTGAAATAGTTTATAAACGATGTTTGTACGTAATTGAAGAAATCAATAGAGTACCACAGGCTGCATCTGCTTTGAAAAATAAAGATTTAAAAAGATTAGGAGAACTTTTGACTCAGACCCACTATGGCCTTTCAAAGCAATATGAAGTAAGCTGTCCGGAAATTGATTTTTTAGTAGATGAAGCTCTGAGCCAGGAAAGTGTTTTAGGTTCACGTATGATGGGAGGTGGATTTGGTGGATGTTCTATTAACCTCATTGAAAATGGAAAAGTAGACGCAGTCATTGATAATATAAAATCACGCTATAAACAGATACATGGGCTTTCATTACAGGTTTATAAAGTGAGTATTTCAGACGGAACAAAAGAATATAAAGAAGATGAATAG
- a CDS encoding aldose epimerase family protein: MSHDQSFFRTLTNTHGFEVTFCSFGAAISSFKIPVNEDKLDIVLGFDNVEDYQRSFDLHAKPFLGAVVGPHAGRLKLGRYTDNGKEVQLDKNFEGHHLHGGTFNLSNQFWELTTISDNRVVFEFSVNNGQTKFRTEYFLSSETLYVTLSAVTDIDILINLTQHSYFNLAGHKKDITNLEMKIEALEILEIDEDLIPTGKFLPIENTFFDFSEFRDCPSEIDTSFILKGKHPAAILRDKENGLVLKVFTNQPTVHVYIGGSTGSIQGKENAKYHNKSGICFEAQNFPDSPNHSNFKNGILRKGEQYINEIAYQFKTSNSL; this comes from the coding sequence ATGAGCCATGATCAGTCATTTTTCAGGACATTAACCAATACTCACGGTTTTGAAGTTACCTTCTGTAGTTTTGGTGCTGCAATTTCTTCATTTAAAATTCCGGTCAACGAAGATAAACTTGATATTGTATTGGGTTTTGATAACGTTGAAGATTACCAAAGATCTTTTGATCTTCATGCTAAACCATTTCTGGGTGCAGTGGTTGGGCCACATGCCGGAAGATTAAAGCTGGGAAGATATACTGACAACGGAAAAGAAGTTCAGCTTGATAAAAATTTTGAAGGGCATCATCTTCATGGGGGTACTTTCAATTTAAGTAATCAATTTTGGGAACTGACTACTATATCAGATAATAGAGTGGTCTTCGAATTTTCTGTCAATAATGGACAAACAAAATTCAGGACAGAATATTTTTTGAGTTCAGAAACTTTATATGTAACGTTAAGTGCCGTGACAGATATTGATATACTGATCAATCTTACACAACATTCTTATTTCAACCTTGCAGGGCATAAAAAAGATATTACCAATTTAGAAATGAAAATTGAAGCTTTAGAGATTCTGGAAATTGATGAGGACTTGATTCCTACCGGAAAGTTTCTTCCGATTGAAAATACATTCTTCGATTTTTCTGAATTCCGTGATTGCCCCTCTGAAATTGATACATCATTTATTCTTAAAGGAAAACATCCTGCTGCAATTTTAAGAGACAAAGAAAATGGTCTTGTACTTAAAGTCTTTACTAATCAACCAACTGTTCATGTATATATTGGTGGAAGCACGGGATCCATTCAAGGGAAAGAAAATGCTAAATACCATAATAAAAGTGGAATTTGTTTTGAGGCTCAGAATTTTCCGGATTCTCCTAATCATAGCAATTTTAAAAATGGCATATTGAGAAAAGGAGAACAATACATTAATGAAATTGCCTATCAATTCAAAACTTCTAATTCACTTTAA
- a CDS encoding UDP-glucose--hexose-1-phosphate uridylyltransferase, with translation MNRTFNQKDHPHRRYNPLLNEWILVSPQRAKRPWQGQEEKIIEEVVRSYDPDCYLCSGNMRVNGINNPKYKGVYVFDNDFGALLKEEVSFEEHNSELFKIEPERGINKVICFSDDHSLSLPEMDVEDIIKVVEVWQEEYKTLGNLDYINHVQIFENKGSVMGCSNPHPHGQIWAQSSIPSQVIRTQENLKKYFQKYGRSLLEDYLQQESDAGLRMILENDAFAVVVPFWAIWPYETMIISKRKLRNITEFDVEETRLFADILKKLTCKYDNLFEVPFPYSAGIHQSPTDGKAYDEWHFHMHFYPPLLRSAHVKKFMVGYEMLAESQRDITPEQSAEILKSLPVTHYKHKR, from the coding sequence ATGAATAGAACATTTAACCAAAAAGATCATCCACACAGAAGGTATAATCCGCTTTTGAATGAATGGATACTCGTTTCTCCTCAGAGGGCAAAGCGTCCTTGGCAAGGTCAGGAAGAAAAAATTATTGAAGAAGTTGTCCGGTCATATGATCCTGATTGCTATCTGTGTTCCGGAAATATGAGAGTAAATGGGATAAATAATCCCAAATATAAAGGAGTCTATGTTTTTGATAACGATTTTGGAGCTCTGTTAAAAGAAGAAGTGTCTTTTGAAGAACATAATAGTGAGCTATTTAAGATAGAACCGGAACGAGGAATCAACAAGGTTATCTGTTTTTCCGATGATCATAGTCTGTCTCTTCCGGAAATGGATGTAGAAGATATAATAAAAGTAGTTGAAGTTTGGCAGGAAGAATATAAGACTTTAGGAAATCTTGATTATATCAATCATGTACAGATTTTTGAGAATAAAGGATCCGTTATGGGTTGCAGTAATCCACATCCACACGGTCAAATCTGGGCTCAGTCCTCTATTCCTTCACAGGTAATAAGAACTCAGGAGAATCTTAAAAAATATTTTCAAAAATATGGTAGATCTCTGCTAGAAGATTACCTTCAACAGGAATCTGATGCTGGATTAAGAATGATACTTGAAAATGATGCCTTTGCTGTAGTAGTGCCATTTTGGGCTATCTGGCCTTATGAAACGATGATTATCAGTAAAAGAAAATTAAGGAATATTACGGAGTTTGACGTTGAAGAAACTAGATTATTTGCTGATATTTTAAAAAAGCTTACCTGTAAATATGATAATCTCTTTGAGGTTCCTTTTCCTTATTCTGCAGGAATACATCAATCACCTACTGATGGAAAGGCATATGATGAATGGCATTTTCATATGCATTTCTATCCGCCCTTGTTACGGTCTGCTCATGTGAAAAAATTTATGGTAGGCTACGAGATGCTTGCTGAAAGCCAACGTGATATTACACCTGAACAAAGTGCTGAAATTTTGAAAAGTTTACCAGTAACCCACTATAAACACAAACGATGA